One window from the genome of Haloprofundus halobius encodes:
- the pheT gene encoding phenylalanine--tRNA ligase subunit beta, whose amino-acid sequence MPVVDVDTDELRQLTGHEEKSDDELKDDLFALGLEYEGETEDGLLQFEFGPDRLDRLSVEGVARSLRYQYGDDRGVYVPQTNSPDWTIDVDESVPEQRPYVTGAIVRGVNLDEDALDSLIQLQEKLHATMGRKRVKGAIGIHDLVMLKGTDLGEREVGTESGPEAVNERRESSPQTSGNSISYRGVDPDGERFVPLDSDAELTPAEVLEQHPTGEKYADIVADYDRYPAIYDELGLFSFPPVINGRRTEVDEDSTDLFVELTGTDQWTIDKMCNIICYALSARGGTIEQVEVETPDGTLVRPDFEVETKTVGHDRIETLLGTELDFEEVVDLFERSGLDATTNLGDEMSYDVEIPPYRVDVLHPVDLVDDAGRAYGFNTLEPRYPDVGTVGGRHEHSDLERAVRERLVGLGFEDMLNFHMTDEATNYDRMNVEYDADGGDDGDTALGATPPVRIVEPYSEDYTMLRTWALPSLVTVLENNTHRAYPQDLSEVGFVAHEDDSENTGVAESHRVAGVLARYDATYEDAKAKLQALCRDFGVDLETPAAEHPSFIDGRTAAVVVDGERVGVIGELHPEVLVEHDLELPVVAFEFELSALE is encoded by the coding sequence ATGCCAGTCGTAGACGTAGACACCGACGAACTCCGACAGCTGACCGGTCACGAGGAGAAATCCGACGACGAGTTGAAGGACGACCTATTCGCGCTCGGCCTCGAATACGAGGGCGAGACCGAAGACGGCCTGCTCCAGTTCGAGTTCGGCCCGGACCGCCTCGACCGCCTCTCGGTCGAGGGCGTCGCCCGGTCGCTTCGCTACCAGTACGGCGACGACCGCGGGGTGTACGTCCCGCAGACGAACTCGCCGGACTGGACTATCGACGTCGACGAGTCGGTGCCCGAACAGCGGCCGTACGTGACGGGCGCTATCGTCCGCGGCGTGAATCTGGACGAGGACGCCCTCGACTCGCTCATCCAGTTACAGGAGAAACTCCACGCGACGATGGGGCGAAAGCGCGTCAAGGGCGCTATCGGTATCCACGATCTGGTGATGCTGAAGGGGACGGACCTCGGCGAGCGCGAGGTCGGGACCGAGAGCGGTCCCGAGGCGGTGAACGAGCGACGCGAGTCGAGTCCGCAAACGAGCGGTAACTCCATCAGCTACCGCGGGGTCGACCCCGACGGCGAGCGGTTCGTCCCGCTCGACTCGGACGCCGAACTCACGCCCGCGGAAGTGCTCGAGCAGCACCCGACCGGGGAAAAATACGCAGACATCGTCGCCGACTACGACCGCTACCCGGCCATCTACGACGAACTCGGCCTCTTCTCGTTCCCGCCGGTCATCAACGGCCGCCGGACCGAAGTCGACGAGGACTCCACCGACCTGTTCGTCGAACTCACCGGCACCGACCAGTGGACCATCGACAAGATGTGCAACATCATCTGCTACGCACTCTCGGCGCGCGGCGGGACTATCGAGCAAGTGGAAGTCGAGACCCCGGACGGAACGCTCGTCCGCCCGGACTTCGAGGTGGAGACCAAGACAGTCGGACACGACCGCATCGAGACGCTCTTGGGAACTGAACTCGACTTCGAGGAAGTTGTCGATCTGTTCGAGCGCTCCGGCCTCGACGCCACGACGAACCTCGGCGACGAGATGAGCTACGACGTCGAGATTCCGCCGTACCGCGTCGACGTGCTGCATCCGGTCGACCTCGTCGACGACGCGGGCCGCGCCTACGGCTTCAACACGCTCGAACCGCGCTACCCCGACGTGGGGACCGTCGGCGGCCGTCACGAGCACTCGGACCTCGAACGCGCGGTGCGCGAGCGACTCGTCGGCCTCGGCTTCGAGGATATGCTCAACTTCCACATGACCGACGAGGCGACGAACTACGACCGAATGAATGTGGAGTACGACGCCGACGGGGGCGACGACGGCGATACCGCCCTCGGCGCGACACCGCCGGTCCGCATCGTCGAACCCTACAGCGAAGATTACACGATGTTGCGGACGTGGGCGTTGCCGTCGCTCGTGACGGTGCTGGAGAACAACACCCACCGCGCGTATCCGCAGGACCTCTCGGAAGTCGGCTTCGTCGCCCACGAGGACGACAGCGAGAACACCGGCGTCGCCGAGAGCCACCGCGTCGCGGGCGTGCTCGCGCGCTACGACGCCACCTACGAGGACGCGAAAGCCAAACTGCAGGCGCTCTGTCGCGACTTCGGCGTCGACCTGGAGACGCCAGCCGCCGAACACCCGTCGTTCATCGACGGGCGGACCGCCGCCGTCGTCGTCGACGGCGAGCGTGTGGGTGTTATCGGTGAACTCCATCCCGAGGTGCTGGTGGAACACGACCTCGAACTCCCCGTCGTCGCGTTCGAGTTCGAGTTGTCGGCGTTGGAGTAG
- a CDS encoding valine--tRNA ligase, producing the protein MPSGAYDPEATERKWQERWLDEETYDYDDAAVDGDTVFSIDSPPPTVSGSLHWGHVYGFTLQDFVARFERMRGENVYFPFGYDDNGIASERLTENELDIRHQDYERREFQQLCREVCAEYESEFTEKMQALGISIDWDHTYRTIEPRVQRASQLSFIELYEQGREYRQRAPAIWCPECETAISQVETEDDERPSHFHDIEFQVTDSDESFVISTTRPELLPACVAVFVHPDDDENQHLVGQEATIPLFGQSVPVIADDRVDMETGSGIVMCCTFGDQNDIEWYQAHALDLRIAIDESGTLTEEADAYAGLDRDEAREAIVSDLDDAGYLLDRRAITHVVNVHERCGTSVEFLVTEQWYIKLLDKTDEYLEAGREMEWFPEKMFTRYKNWIEGLQWDWSISRQRSSGIPFPVWYCAECDHEIIARKEDLPVDPLSDDPPVDACPECGHDEFVAEDDVFDTWATSSLTPLINAGWDWDPETEEYAMERPEIYPFDVRPQGHDIISFWLFHTVVKCYEHTGEVPFDSVMINGMVLDENRVKMSKSLGNIVSPDEVLEKYPVDAARYWAAGSAVGDDLPYNEKGIVAGEKLLRKLWNASKLVDSLTPDERLDRPDLKAIDRWLLAEMDDTVRFVTEKLEAREFSKARDHLRSFFWHTFCDDYLEIAKERDDESAAYTLQTAHRRFLKLFAPFLAHITEELWRELYDDRSVHNTEWPEPLGLDADHEAGETAMAVVGALRKYKSGAQLSLNASIDTVEVYGNVAGFEEDIQRVMHVDSLSTLDEEPEIESVVTGIDLDYSVVGPEYGSQVPEIEAGLEAGEYELDDDSLSVSGIELDAEMFEVDRERRYTGEGEMLEAGDAIVIVQN; encoded by the coding sequence ATGCCCAGTGGTGCATACGACCCGGAGGCCACGGAACGAAAGTGGCAGGAGCGGTGGCTCGACGAGGAGACGTACGACTACGACGACGCCGCGGTAGACGGGGACACCGTCTTCTCCATCGACTCGCCGCCGCCGACGGTGTCGGGGAGTCTCCACTGGGGCCACGTCTACGGATTCACGCTCCAGGACTTCGTCGCCCGGTTCGAGCGGATGCGCGGCGAGAACGTCTACTTCCCGTTCGGCTACGACGACAACGGCATCGCCTCCGAGCGACTGACCGAGAACGAACTCGATATCCGGCACCAAGATTACGAGCGCCGCGAGTTCCAACAGCTCTGCCGCGAGGTCTGCGCCGAGTACGAGTCGGAGTTCACCGAGAAGATGCAAGCGCTCGGAATCTCCATCGACTGGGACCACACCTACCGAACTATCGAACCGCGCGTCCAGCGCGCCTCCCAGCTCTCCTTCATCGAACTGTACGAGCAGGGCCGCGAGTACCGCCAGCGAGCACCCGCTATCTGGTGTCCCGAGTGCGAAACCGCGATTTCGCAAGTGGAGACCGAGGACGACGAACGACCGAGTCACTTCCACGACATCGAGTTCCAGGTGACTGACTCCGACGAATCGTTCGTCATCTCGACGACGCGACCCGAACTGCTTCCAGCTTGTGTGGCCGTCTTCGTCCACCCCGACGACGACGAGAACCAGCATCTCGTGGGGCAGGAAGCGACGATTCCGCTGTTCGGTCAGTCCGTCCCCGTCATCGCCGACGACCGCGTCGACATGGAGACGGGGTCGGGCATCGTCATGTGCTGTACGTTCGGCGACCAGAACGACATCGAGTGGTACCAGGCGCACGCCTTGGACCTCCGCATCGCCATCGACGAGTCCGGGACGCTCACCGAGGAAGCCGACGCCTATGCTGGTCTGGACCGCGACGAGGCACGCGAAGCTATCGTCTCGGACCTCGACGACGCGGGCTACCTCTTGGACCGTCGCGCCATCACTCACGTGGTGAACGTCCACGAGCGCTGTGGGACGTCCGTCGAGTTCCTCGTCACCGAGCAGTGGTACATCAAACTGCTCGACAAGACCGACGAGTATCTCGAAGCCGGAAGAGAGATGGAGTGGTTCCCCGAGAAGATGTTCACGCGGTACAAGAACTGGATTGAGGGGCTCCAGTGGGACTGGTCCATCTCGCGGCAGCGCTCCTCGGGGATTCCGTTCCCCGTCTGGTACTGCGCGGAGTGCGACCACGAGATCATCGCCCGCAAAGAGGACCTGCCGGTCGACCCGCTCTCTGACGACCCGCCGGTCGACGCCTGCCCGGAGTGCGGCCACGACGAGTTCGTCGCCGAAGACGACGTGTTCGACACGTGGGCCACCTCTTCGCTGACGCCGCTCATCAACGCCGGATGGGACTGGGACCCGGAGACGGAGGAGTACGCGATGGAGCGCCCCGAGATCTACCCGTTCGACGTGCGCCCGCAGGGCCACGACATCATCTCGTTCTGGTTGTTCCACACCGTCGTGAAGTGCTACGAGCACACCGGCGAGGTGCCGTTCGACTCGGTGATGATCAACGGGATGGTGCTCGACGAGAACCGCGTGAAGATGTCCAAATCCCTCGGCAACATCGTCTCGCCGGACGAAGTTCTCGAAAAGTACCCTGTCGACGCCGCGCGCTACTGGGCCGCCGGGAGCGCCGTCGGCGACGACCTGCCGTACAACGAGAAAGGCATCGTCGCGGGCGAGAAGTTGCTCCGTAAGCTCTGGAACGCCTCGAAACTCGTCGATAGTCTCACCCCCGACGAGCGACTCGACCGGCCGGACCTGAAGGCTATCGACCGCTGGTTGCTCGCGGAGATGGACGACACCGTTCGGTTCGTCACCGAGAAACTCGAAGCGAGAGAGTTCTCGAAGGCGCGCGACCACCTCCGGAGTTTCTTCTGGCACACGTTCTGCGACGACTACCTCGAAATCGCCAAGGAACGCGACGACGAGTCGGCCGCGTACACCCTGCAGACGGCGCACCGCCGATTCCTGAAACTGTTCGCGCCGTTCCTCGCGCACATCACCGAGGAACTCTGGCGCGAACTGTACGACGATCGGAGCGTCCACAACACCGAGTGGCCCGAACCCCTCGGTCTCGACGCCGACCACGAGGCGGGCGAGACGGCGATGGCCGTCGTCGGCGCGCTCCGCAAGTACAAGAGCGGCGCCCAACTGTCGCTGAACGCCTCTATCGACACCGTGGAAGTGTACGGTAACGTCGCCGGCTTCGAGGAGGACATCCAGCGCGTGATGCACGTCGATTCGCTGTCGACGCTGGACGAGGAACCCGAAATCGAGTCCGTCGTGACCGGCATCGACCTCGACTACTCCGTCGTCGGCCCCGAGTACGGCAGTCAGGTGCCGGAGATAGAGGCGGGTCTGGAGGCTGGCGAGTACGAACTCGACGACGACTCGCTCTCGGTCTCGGGCATCGAGCTCGACGCCGAGATGTTCGAGGTGGACCGTGAACGTCGCTACACCGGCGAGGGCGAGATGCTCGAAGCGGGCGATGCCATCGTCATCGTGCAGAACTGA
- a CDS encoding pyridoxamine 5'-phosphate oxidase family protein, which yields MQGIRWVQMSGNELDEFLDRGGTGVISFGQGVDESPFTVPVSYGYDAETGGFYFRLSFPPESTKAEVIDRPVAFVTQDRTDEGWRSVVATGRLEDVTEAPYESSAVQGLWAVQIPEVDIFDRPPEEIAFREFRLDPETLTGRKEVKTDG from the coding sequence ATGCAAGGCATTCGGTGGGTACAGATGAGCGGCAACGAACTGGACGAGTTCCTCGACAGAGGCGGGACGGGCGTCATCTCCTTCGGCCAGGGGGTCGACGAATCACCGTTCACCGTGCCAGTCTCGTACGGGTACGACGCCGAGACGGGAGGGTTCTACTTCCGACTCTCGTTTCCGCCCGAGAGCACGAAAGCCGAAGTCATCGACAGACCCGTCGCCTTCGTCACGCAGGACAGAACGGACGAAGGATGGCGGAGCGTCGTCGCGACCGGGAGGCTCGAAGACGTGACGGAGGCGCCCTACGAGTCGAGCGCCGTGCAGGGACTGTGGGCCGTCCAGATTCCGGAGGTCGACATCTTCGATCGTCCGCCGGAGGAGATCGCGTTCAGAGAGTTCCGCCTCGACCCTGAGACGCTCACGGGGCGAAAAGAGGTGAAAACCGACGGATGA
- a CDS encoding quinone-dependent dihydroorotate dehydrogenase produces the protein MRLYDAMKPALFALPPETAHRATHSLLRAVQHTRVEDALACRYAVDDARLGVNVLGESFPNPIGVAAGFDKNAEIPSVLAALGFGHVEVGGVTAERQPGNPRPRMFRLPEDEAIINRMGFNNHGADAVGERLNAGEFPDVPVGINIGKSKSTPLEEAAEDYRYTYERVADAGDYFVVNVSSPNTPGLRELQNREALERILGALRGAGASPLLVKFSPDLPEPAIEEALAVIDDLDLDGVVATNTTTERPASLRSPNQAERGGLSGKPIENRATKMIRFVARRTDVPVIGVGGVSDAEGAYEKIRAGASLVQLYTALVYEGPSVARDINRGLLDLLERDGFDSAEAAVGVDL, from the coding sequence ATGCGACTGTACGACGCGATGAAACCCGCGCTGTTCGCGCTTCCCCCCGAGACGGCCCACCGAGCGACCCACAGCCTGCTCCGCGCCGTACAGCACACGCGAGTAGAGGACGCACTCGCGTGTCGCTACGCCGTCGACGACGCCCGCCTCGGCGTCAATGTGTTGGGCGAATCGTTCCCGAACCCCATCGGTGTCGCTGCCGGCTTCGACAAGAACGCCGAGATCCCCTCGGTGCTCGCCGCCCTCGGCTTCGGCCACGTCGAGGTCGGTGGCGTCACCGCCGAGCGCCAACCCGGCAACCCCCGTCCGCGGATGTTCCGCCTCCCCGAGGACGAGGCTATCATCAACCGAATGGGCTTCAACAACCACGGCGCCGACGCGGTGGGCGAGCGACTCAACGCGGGCGAGTTCCCCGACGTCCCGGTCGGTATCAATATCGGCAAGTCGAAGTCTACGCCGCTGGAGGAGGCCGCCGAGGACTATCGCTACACCTACGAGCGCGTCGCCGACGCGGGTGACTACTTCGTTGTCAACGTCTCCAGTCCGAACACGCCCGGACTCCGCGAACTCCAGAACCGCGAGGCGCTAGAACGGATTCTCGGCGCGCTCAGAGGCGCTGGGGCGTCTCCGCTACTCGTGAAGTTCTCCCCCGACCTACCGGAACCGGCCATCGAAGAGGCGCTGGCCGTCATCGACGACCTCGACCTCGACGGCGTCGTCGCCACCAACACGACGACGGAGCGACCCGCCTCCCTCCGGAGTCCGAACCAAGCGGAGAGGGGCGGTCTCTCGGGCAAGCCCATCGAGAACCGCGCGACCAAGATGATACGGTTCGTCGCCCGCCGGACCGACGTGCCCGTCATCGGCGTCGGCGGCGTCTCGGATGCCGAAGGTGCGTACGAGAAGATACGCGCGGGCGCGAGCCTCGTCCAGTTGTACACGGCGCTCGTCTACGAGGGGCCGAGCGTCGCCCGCGATATCAATCGAGGCCTGCTCGACCTGCTGGAGCGCGACGGCTTCGATAGCGCCGAGGCCGCGGTCGGCGTCGACCTGTAG
- a CDS encoding non-histone chromosomal MC1 family protein produces MVREDGKRNFALRESSGTESSVFSGNTPRQAALKAARRLEPGSSEESADRTELRLREKGTDKVHIYDGWAWNETAPDNKPDWMPDDITEANVSKKGIEHIEE; encoded by the coding sequence ATGGTACGTGAAGACGGTAAGCGCAATTTCGCACTTCGAGAGTCGAGTGGTACAGAATCGAGCGTGTTCTCGGGGAACACCCCCCGTCAAGCGGCGTTGAAGGCCGCGAGACGGCTCGAACCGGGCAGCTCCGAGGAGAGCGCCGACCGGACCGAACTCCGACTCCGAGAGAAGGGGACCGACAAGGTCCACATCTACGACGGGTGGGCCTGGAACGAGACCGCACCCGACAACAAACCCGACTGGATGCCCGACGACATCACCGAGGCGAACGTCTCGAAGAAGGGCATCGAGCACATCGAAGAGTAG
- a CDS encoding trans-sulfuration enzyme family protein → MNPHEKQFETLSVTHGERGQRPAEGVEDVVVPLHLSSTYEIPDIDPTVGLEDLDPDEGQFLYSRLSNPTRNALEHRLAALEGGDYGFAFASGTAAIVATVMAAVEPGDHVVAFDDLYGGTRTMLTRLFEERLHVDVSFVDAREVETVADAMCEETALVWMETPTNPLLRLCDIEAIAGVAREHDALLGVDNTFLSPACQNPLELGADVVVHSTTKYLNGHSDSLGGAAITDCPNLSEEIAFLQRVGMGNMLSPFDSYLVLRGTKTLPLRMRQHTENAMDVARFLEDHDRVRAVHYPGLESHPQHELANRQMSGYGGVLSVELDTDLDGTAAFLGHLSEFSLAVSLGGVESLVEHPATMTHSPLSQAERDELGISNSLIRLSVGVEHVDDLVSDLEAGFVALASHSVTGGDAAAMSDD, encoded by the coding sequence ATGAATCCTCACGAAAAACAATTTGAGACGTTGTCGGTGACGCACGGCGAACGCGGACAGCGCCCCGCCGAGGGCGTCGAGGACGTCGTCGTTCCCCTCCACCTGAGTTCGACGTACGAGATTCCCGACATCGATCCCACTGTCGGTCTCGAAGATTTGGACCCCGACGAGGGACAGTTCCTCTACTCCCGCCTCTCGAACCCGACGCGGAACGCGCTCGAACACCGGCTGGCGGCGCTCGAAGGCGGTGACTATGGGTTTGCCTTCGCCTCCGGCACCGCGGCCATCGTCGCGACGGTGATGGCCGCCGTCGAACCCGGCGACCACGTCGTCGCCTTCGACGACCTCTACGGCGGCACGCGAACGATGCTCACCCGACTGTTCGAGGAGCGCCTGCACGTCGACGTCTCGTTCGTCGACGCCCGCGAAGTCGAAACCGTCGCCGACGCGATGTGCGAAGAGACCGCGTTGGTCTGGATGGAGACGCCGACGAACCCGCTGCTTCGGCTCTGCGACATCGAAGCCATCGCCGGGGTCGCCCGCGAACACGACGCGCTGCTCGGCGTCGACAACACGTTCCTCAGTCCGGCGTGCCAGAACCCGCTCGAACTCGGTGCCGACGTGGTCGTCCACAGCACGACGAAGTACCTCAACGGCCACAGCGACTCGCTGGGCGGGGCGGCCATCACCGACTGTCCGAACCTGTCGGAGGAGATCGCGTTCCTCCAGCGCGTCGGCATGGGGAACATGCTCTCGCCGTTCGACTCGTATCTCGTCCTCCGGGGGACGAAGACGCTCCCGCTTCGGATGCGCCAGCACACCGAGAACGCGATGGACGTTGCGCGGTTCTTGGAGGACCACGACCGCGTCCGAGCGGTCCACTACCCCGGGCTGGAGAGTCATCCGCAACACGAACTGGCGAACCGGCAGATGTCCGGCTACGGCGGGGTGCTCTCGGTCGAACTCGACACGGACCTCGACGGCACCGCCGCGTTCCTCGGCCACCTCTCGGAGTTCTCGCTGGCGGTGAGTTTGGGCGGTGTGGAGTCGCTCGTCGAACATCCAGCGACGATGACGCACTCGCCGCTGTCGCAGGCCGAACGCGACGAACTCGGCATCTCTAACTCCTTGATTCGCCTCTCGGTCGGCGTCGAACACGTCGACGACCTCGTTTCGGATTTGGAGGCCGGGTTCGTGGCGTTGGCGTCGCACTCGGTGACGGGCGGCGACGCGGCGGCGATGTCCGACGACTGA
- a CDS encoding AbrB/MazE/SpoVT family DNA-binding domain-containing protein, protein MVRKKKLSPSGAKDDNGEYHNVHVNLHEDELAVAGLEIGDEVFVRVRDNKIIIQKADPDEVEHDF, encoded by the coding sequence ATGGTCCGGAAAAAGAAGCTCAGCCCGAGTGGTGCCAAAGACGACAACGGCGAATACCACAACGTGCACGTCAACCTCCACGAGGACGAACTCGCCGTCGCCGGTCTCGAGATCGGTGACGAGGTGTTCGTCCGCGTCCGGGACAACAAGATAATCATCCAGAAGGCCGACCCGGACGAAGTAGAGCACGACTTCTGA
- a CDS encoding phenylalanine--tRNA ligase subunit alpha — translation MRLPESQVAVLEAASTDEQTVGELADETALKPETVTRAAFDLRDEGLVAIEERTETTATLTDEGERYVEAGLPEVRLYRAAVEAGAGDGAVPMGQVFGASGLEGPEVDIALSNFARKGYGRIDSGELVVDDDADPDADTEAVALAALAAGDAVDDEQVLDELDRRGLVDRDESTVRSVSLTDDGVTAMMEGVDVAETVDRLTPELLTSGEWRDVEFTEYNVAADAPEERGGKVHVLRQTAERVKDTLVGMGFQEMEGPHADSEFWINDCLFMPQDHPARTHWDQFALDVPPMKDIPEDLLERVESAHREGVGDDGDGYHSPWTEAVAREIDLRGHTTSLSMRYLSGYAEGELEPPQRYFSVEKVYRNDTLDATHLLEFFQIEGWVMAEDLSVRDLMGTFEEFYRQFGITDIQFKPHYNPYTEPSFELFGRHPTTGELIEIGNSGMFRPEVLEPLGVDCDVMAWGLALERLAMLVTGAEDIRDLHGTLADLDFLRNAEVIR, via the coding sequence ATGCGACTCCCGGAATCACAGGTCGCGGTGTTGGAAGCCGCGAGTACGGACGAACAGACCGTCGGCGAACTCGCCGACGAGACAGCACTCAAACCCGAGACGGTGACGCGCGCCGCCTTCGACCTGCGCGACGAGGGCCTCGTCGCCATCGAGGAGCGAACCGAGACGACGGCGACGCTCACCGACGAGGGCGAACGGTACGTCGAGGCGGGGCTCCCTGAAGTTCGTCTCTACCGCGCCGCCGTCGAGGCGGGCGCTGGCGACGGCGCAGTTCCGATGGGGCAGGTCTTCGGCGCGTCGGGACTCGAAGGTCCCGAGGTCGACATCGCGTTGTCGAACTTCGCGCGGAAGGGGTACGGCCGCATCGACAGCGGCGAGTTAGTCGTCGACGACGACGCGGATCCCGACGCCGACACGGAAGCCGTGGCGCTCGCTGCGCTCGCCGCGGGCGACGCCGTCGACGACGAGCAGGTACTCGACGAACTCGACCGCCGCGGCCTCGTCGATAGGGACGAGTCGACGGTTCGCTCCGTTTCGCTCACTGACGACGGCGTGACCGCGATGATGGAGGGCGTCGACGTCGCGGAGACCGTCGACCGCCTCACCCCCGAACTGCTCACGTCGGGCGAGTGGCGCGACGTGGAGTTCACCGAGTACAACGTCGCGGCCGACGCGCCCGAGGAGCGCGGCGGGAAGGTCCACGTGCTCCGGCAGACCGCTGAGAGGGTGAAAGATACTCTCGTCGGCATGGGCTTCCAGGAGATGGAGGGTCCGCACGCCGACTCGGAGTTCTGGATCAACGACTGCCTGTTCATGCCGCAGGACCACCCGGCGCGCACCCACTGGGACCAGTTCGCCCTCGACGTGCCGCCGATGAAAGACATCCCCGAAGACCTCCTCGAACGCGTCGAGTCGGCCCATCGCGAGGGCGTCGGCGACGACGGCGACGGCTACCACTCGCCGTGGACCGAAGCCGTGGCTCGCGAAATCGACCTGCGGGGCCACACCACGTCGCTGTCGATGCGCTACCTCTCGGGCTACGCGGAGGGCGAGTTGGAACCGCCGCAGCGATATTTCTCCGTCGAGAAGGTGTACCGCAACGACACGCTCGACGCGACGCACCTGCTGGAGTTCTTCCAGATAGAGGGGTGGGTGATGGCCGAGGACCTCTCGGTACGTGACCTGATGGGGACGTTCGAGGAGTTCTACCGCCAGTTCGGCATCACGGATATCCAGTTCAAACCGCACTACAACCCCTACACGGAGCCGAGTTTCGAACTGTTCGGTCGCCACCCGACGACGGGCGAACTCATCGAGATCGGCAACTCGGGGATGTTCCGCCCCGAGGTCTTAGAGCCGTTGGGCGTCGACTGCGACGTGATGGCGTGGGGCCTCGCGCTCGAACGCCTCGCGATGCTCGTCACCGGTGCCGAGGACATCCGAGACCTGCACGGAACGCTCGCCGACCTCGACTTCCTGCGGAACGCGGAGGTGATTCGCTAA